The window TTTGTTGAAGAATTTAAAGTAGAAAACTATGGTAAAATTGTAATTGAAAACGGTGGATTTTAATAATAACTATTAAAAAATGGAAATGGCTTGCTTAAGCCATTTCCATTTTTTTTGATACATATTTCCTTAGTTTAAATAAACTTACTAGAAAATAAAGGTTATTCTTGCTATACTAGATAAGCTAATATTGCGATTTATCTGGTTGAATTATTTTTATTTTATTCCATATTGTCAGTAAAATAGTCGTTAAAAAGCATTAATTTTTGAATTTTACAGGGGGTTTTTAGGTGGAAGTTAATGAACATGATTTTAATTATGAGCAAAGACGTGTCGATTGGACAATTTCTGAGATTCTGAGACGCGAAATAATTTTAACAGACTCTGTAGAATCAGTACGTGGCGAAGCACAAGATATTCGCTCAAATTTTTGGAAAGATGTTACAGTGAATGTTAGTGAATCTGATGATGTAATTGAGACAGAAGTTAGTATTCGACAGCAGGAGCTGTTATTACAAGAACGAGAATTAAATTATAAACATGCTGAAAAACAATTAAAAGCAATGAAAAAATTAAAGAGTTCTCCTTATTTTGCTAGGATTGATATCCAAGAAGGGCAAAATGAATCTGAAACGATTTATATTGGAACAGCTTCGTTTATGGATCAGAATGATGAGTTTTTGATTTATGATTGGCGTGCTCCAATTTCGAGTGTTTACTATGATGGTGCATTGGGAGAAGTTGAATATTTAACACCAGATGGTACACAGATAGTTGAAGTAAGTTTAAAACGGCAGTTCATTATTAAAGATGCTCAAATTGAGGCTATGTTTGATACAACTGAAACAATTGGAGATGAGATGCTTCAAGATATTTTGGGGAATCAGTCTAATTCACAGATGAAAACTATTGTTTCAACGATTCAACAGGAGCAGAATAAAATAATTCGTGATACGACGAGTCAACTTTTATTTGTTCAAGGTGCTGCAGGGAGTGGAAAGACTTCGGCAATCTTACAAAGAATTGCGTATTTGCTTTATCATTTTCGTAATGGGTTAGATTCAAACCAAGTAGTGATTTTTTCACCGAATAAGCTTTTTAATCACTATATATCTAATGTATTACCAGAACTTGGTGAAAAAAATATGATTCAAACCACTTTTTTAGACTTTGCTCAAGCACGAATTCATGGATTACGAGTAGAAAGTTTATTTGAACAATTTGAAAACAAGGAAAATAAACAACGTCAAGAGTTATTGAATTTAAAAGAAAATGCTATTTTTTATCGTAGTTTAGATCGCTATGCTGGATACCTTGAAAAAGGTGGTATGATTTTTAAGGATATTAAATTTAAGCAAGAAATTCTTTTTACAAAAAAGAAAGTTGCTGAAATTTTTTATTCTTTTCCCAGTCATTATACAATGCCACAACGATTCACTTATACAACTGAAAAATTATTAGATGAATTGAACCGACTGGTTAGAAAGGAATCTAAAAAGGAATGGGTTGAAGAATTACTAGAATCTCTCAGTGAAGAGGAGTATAAGGGTATGAGTGGCAATCAGAAATTTGAGAGCTTTAAAGAAGAGCAAACGTTCTTAGCCATGAAAGTTGTTCGCAAACAATTTAAACATGTACGCAAGTCGATTAATCAAAGACGCTACTATCATTTAAAAGCACAATATGCTGATTTTTTGAAAGTTGTCCCAAAACTAATAAAATTAGACTCCTATGGAATCTCTCTAACTGAATGGCAATCTGAACAAAGTTCTGTTATTTCTAAATTAAATAAAAAACAAATTATGATGGAAGATTCAGTACCGTATCTGTATTTGAAGGATATAACATTAGGCAAAGAAATGATGCGCACAATTAAATTTGTTTTTATTGATGAAATTCAAGATTATTCAGCTT is drawn from Carnobacterium gallinarum DSM 4847 and contains these coding sequences:
- the helD gene encoding RNA polymerase recycling motor HelD encodes the protein MEVNEHDFNYEQRRVDWTISEILRREIILTDSVESVRGEAQDIRSNFWKDVTVNVSESDDVIETEVSIRQQELLLQERELNYKHAEKQLKAMKKLKSSPYFARIDIQEGQNESETIYIGTASFMDQNDEFLIYDWRAPISSVYYDGALGEVEYLTPDGTQIVEVSLKRQFIIKDAQIEAMFDTTETIGDEMLQDILGNQSNSQMKTIVSTIQQEQNKIIRDTTSQLLFVQGAAGSGKTSAILQRIAYLLYHFRNGLDSNQVVIFSPNKLFNHYISNVLPELGEKNMIQTTFLDFAQARIHGLRVESLFEQFENKENKQRQELLNLKENAIFYRSLDRYAGYLEKGGMIFKDIKFKQEILFTKKKVAEIFYSFPSHYTMPQRFTYTTEKLLDELNRLVRKESKKEWVEELLESLSEEEYKGMSGNQKFESFKEEQTFLAMKVVRKQFKHVRKSINQRRYYHLKAQYADFLKVVPKLIKLDSYGISLTEWQSEQSSVISKLNKKQIMMEDSVPYLYLKDITLGKEMMRTIKFVFIDEIQDYSALQITYLKSLFPNARFTMLGDLNQLIFKNKKQEDSLFDSIAPLFDPERIQKIELTKTYRSTADITNFTKGILVDSDTIEAFERKGDLPKVVIDSSYPAMIDSVVEAVAGKQRESNLTAIIGKTIEDCEKAYELLKTRIDSTLISKENQKLTEGIIVLPSYLAKGLEFDTVVVLDASNHNYHLESERTLLYTICSRAMHHLVITSNGPKSTLFDHVPSELYQIK